From a single Nakaseomyces glabratus chromosome H, complete sequence genomic region:
- the JEM1 gene encoding Jem1p (CAGL0H02827g~Ortholog(s) have chaperone binding, unfolded protein binding activity and role in karyogamy involved in conjugation with cellular fusion, protein folding in endoplasmic reticulum, ubiquitin-dependent ERAD pathway): MVVLRKLFGLVPLIGFTIAESTCEYKALSNEAQSLKNDIDSLNSYDTLISIVEECLVADKHKDYDDLIKLSYQLYYKNGLIQLSAGRYHKAVALFERALGGNTNTGDSYFLLIAKKLQQIYIDFGLWSNITSTTLPITEKIDPALKETYEERQRVYHDTLNRIKETFSKNKNEQHLEELFDSLTEISPYNREVIYMAIDYYNANIITNNRVDLTRVIKLKEKYETLLEVHSTSLTLNERLETHFKISVIQIFLLGQDPLIQGSSSHLRRCLNIDMDYGPCKDLIKLSSRLNKVNPDMRLVKDPEAYKNGHIIIEDWKNVVDFYINNKPSLKLFTLMKGAKFDTKTNYDLLKRLQFHLLSTLTGQQEQPEKLITMFFVNLDVILCQASSFLSKKDKKETSKMCLHALSSIGLETKEAYRESLSNGSPLPAETVIDLWNSYPHMLIYTMTNIVKKYGKKQRGSDNLVEQVSKFWNENNLRESKNPYVVNLNNLMEKVDKNKREQQFRQQQQQQQRFFQQQQQQQQRYQQQQASGLTDSQTAKNYYQILGIKPEASDKEIRKAYLSLTKKYHPDKQGKQLSEEEEKKNDEKMSEINEAYEVLNDEEKRKEYDSIRSGSRQFQPRNNFRTNQRRGGYQGFQGGFPGGFPGGFPFGSGFGF; the protein is encoded by the coding sequence ATGGTTGTACTTCGAAAGCTTTTTGGTTTGGTTCCCTTGATTGGGTTTACCATTGCGGAAAGTACGTGTGAATATAAGGCCTTAAGCAACGAGGCTCAAAGCTTGAAGAATGACATTGATTCCTTGAACAGCTATGACACCTTGATAAGCATAGTAGAAGAATGTCTCGTGGCAGATAAGCATAAGGACTACGACGACCTGATAAAACTGTCGTACCAATTATACTACAAAAATGGTTTGATACAACTGTCGGCAGGAAGATATCATAAGGCCGTGGCGCTGTTTGAGAGGGCGCTCGGTGGAAATACGAATACTGGTGATTCTTATTTCCTACTTATTGCGAAGAAGTTGCAGCAGATTTATATAGATTTCGGATTATGGAGTAATATAACATCCACTACTCTGCCTATTACTGAGAAAATTGATCCTGCACTAAAAGAAACATATGAGGAGAGACAAAGAGTGTATCATGATACTTTAAATCGGATCAAAGAAACGttttcaaaaaacaaaaatgaacAGCACCTTGAAGAACTCTTTGATTCATTGACAGAAATATCTCCCTATAACCGTGAGGTCATATATATGGCCATTGATTATTACAATGCTAATATTATTACCAATAATAGGGTTGACCTAACAAGAGTtataaaattgaaggagAAATATGAAACATTACTGGAAGTGCATAGTACTTCGCTTACCCTGAACGAAAGGCTCGAAACTCATTTCAAGATTTCGGTaatccaaatatttttgttagGACAGGATCCTCTTATTCAAGGAAGTTCTTCTCATTTGAGAAGATGTCTAAATATTGACATGGACTATGGTCCATGTAAAGATTTGATCAAGCTAAGTTCTCGTTTGAACAAGGTAAATCCCGACATGAGGCTGGTGAAAGATCCCGAGGCATATAAAAATGGGCATATTATAATTGAAGATTGGAAAAATGTTGTAGACTTCTATATTAACAATAAGCCctctttgaaattatttacCTTAATGAAAGGTGCCAAATTTGACACTAAAACTAACTATGATTTGTTGAAAAGGCTTCAGTTCCATCTGCTCTCTACATTAACTGgacaacaagaacaaccAGAAAAGTTGATCACAATGTTTTTTGTAAACTTAGATGTGATACTTTGTCAAGCgtcttctttcttgtcaaaaaaggataaaaagGAAACATCTAAAATGTGTTTACATGCTCTAAGCAGTATTGGTCTCGAGACAAAAGAAGCTTATCGCGAAAGTTTGTCAAATGGATCGCCTCTGCCGGCTGAAACTGTTATTGATCTATGGAATTCTTATCCACACATGCTTATCTACACCATGACTAATATTGTTAAGAAGTATGGTAAAAAACAAAGAGGTAGTGACAATTTGGTTGAACAGGTGAGCAAATTTTGGAATGAAAATAACTTGAGGGAAAGTAAAAATCCATATGTTGTAAACTTGAATAACTTAATGGAAAAAGTGGATAAGAACAAGAGGGAGCAGCAGTTTAgacaacaacagcagcaacaacaaaggTTTTttcaacagcaacagcaacagcaacaaagatatcaacaacagcagGCCAGTGGGTTAACTGATAGCCAAACTGCTAAAAATTATTACCAAATTTTAGGTATAAAACCTGAAGCATCTGATAAGGAAATTCGTAAGGCCTATTTAAGTTTGACTAAAAAGTATCATCCAGATAAGCAAGGTAAACAACTAtcagaagaggaagaaaagaagaatgaCGAGAAGATGTCAGAGATTAATGAAGCGTATGAAGTAttaaatgatgaagaaaaaaggaaGGAATATGACTCTATCAGATCAGGATCGAGGCAGTTTCAACCTAGAAACAATTTTAGAACTAACCAGAGAAGAGGTGGTTATCAAGGCTTCCAAGGTGGATTTCCGGGAGGCTTTCCGGGCGGCTTTCCATTTGGTAGtggttttggtttttaA
- the PSF2 gene encoding DNA replication protein PSF2 (CAGL0H02849g~Ortholog(s) have role in double-strand break repair via break-induced replication, mitotic DNA replication and CMG complex, GINS complex, cytosol, nuclear chromatin, replication fork protection complex localization): protein MALPAHLQETFSPEEVQFLVEEETVKIFPRITTRQKRRDKNRGAYGDVDTKWSMLTTENDNLNNMVAMRSTEVKLWIALLLKQQNKCSIVAPSWLTLRELNRKIQQETNNSDRFCDLPWNWLVIANVLFAKAADDFHDPVHELRSKVQDLREIRQTKVLKGLKQLNASHLQLDNLSLLEINELRPFIVRTMDKLREIHDSANTDGGVVDGDEEEI from the coding sequence ATGGCATTGCCTGCTCATTTGCAAGAGACATTCAGTCCAGAAGAAGTGCAGTTTCTAGTGGAAGAAGAGACAGTTAAGATATTTCCCCGTATAACTACGAGACAGAAACGGAGGGATAAGAACAGAGGAGCATACGGTGATGTGGATACAAAATGGAGTATGTTAACCACTGAAAACGACAACTTGAATAATATGGTAGCGATGAGGTCTACTGAAGTAAAGCTGTGGATAGCGTTGTTATTgaaacaacaaaacaaatgtAGTATAGTGGCTCCCTCCTGGCTGACATTACGCGAACTTAATCGTAAGATCCAACAAGAAACGAATAACTCAGATAGGTTTTGCGATTTACCATGGAATTGGTTGGTAATCGCCAATGTACTGTTTGCAAAAGCAGCAGATGATTTTCATGATCCAGTACATGAATTGCGTAGCAAAGTTCAAGACCTCCGAGAAATAAGACAAACGAAAGTGCTGAAAGGTTTAAAACAATTAAATGCATCTCATTTACAACTTGATAATCTGAGTTTGCTAGAAATTAATGAACTTCGACCATTTATAGTGAGGACGATGGATAAACTTCGAGAGATTCATGATTCTGCCAATACGGATGGTGGAGTAGTTGATGGAgacgaagaagaaatctAG
- the ARG2 gene encoding acetyl-CoA:L-glutamate N-acetyltransferase (CAGL0H02871g~Ortholog(s) have acetyl-CoA:L-glutamate N-acetyltransferase activity, role in ornithine biosynthetic process and mitochondrial matrix, mitochondrial membrane localization), whose product MWAHLFKHGFKYEQQNSLSKSLILSVLNSTATKREAKDYLIKYANGSSNYHYLLLIRNIATQSERSLHRLSDSIRRLKFLGISPVCVLLPSGRIQTEVEKMDKLITLSQLKPLVLDYGLSRAFDGSYESIMQTALDTEYCTTRGIVPIVKPYIYDQSTASRGLISDPVLFMDQLSRDSSLKFDKFFILNRSGGIPSGERNQNSHIFINLSQEYQKIHRTLTSSIRTIVERQPRSEDLLDRLELYVRESDIISLEAEYKEHMENLQLMNTVLSNLSSSATGVITTINAASSPSDTVNPLVHNLLTDRSIISSSLPRFKNKSGNFLSPSGQDWYEMPVEIETDEETLQGEDSVFVTTVLKKGVDIKEFDYSHLTSENTVNLPKQFQIKLHDESTYNNSCSKYKLDLVKFKNIIDKSFGRELDLNHYLNRINGKIASIIIIGDYEGIAILTYEGPPDNKFVYLDKFAVLPHLKGSLGISDIIFNLMFKKFPREVVWRSRANNVVNKWYFQRSVAVLDLSMELDEGDMQESEFKLFYHGDPESSLKSIVAIDRLRDLAKYVRNIKPSWVK is encoded by the coding sequence ATGTGGGCTCACTTGTTCAAGCATGGATTCAAGTATGAGCAACAAAACTCGTTGTCCAAGAGCCTTATTCTGAGTGTTTTAAACTCTACTGCTACAAAGCGAGAAGCGAAGGATTACTTGATCAAGTATGCTAATGGATCTTCAAACTATCACTATTTATTGCTGATCAGAAATATCGCCACGCAGAGTGAGAGGTCTTTACATAGACTTTCGGACTCGATAAGACGGTTGAAATTCCTCGGTATTAGTCCCGTATGTGTTCTTTTACCCTCAGGTAGAATACAAACGGAGGTTGAAAAAATGGATAAGCTCATAACTCTATCACAATTGAAACCCTTAGTTTTGGACTACGGATTGTCTAGGGCTTTTGACGGAAGTTATGAGTCAATCATGCAGACTGCACTTGATACCGAGTATTGCACCACAAGAGGTATTGTGCCAATTGTGAAgccatatatatatgaccAGAGCACTGCTTCCCGTGGGTTAATTTCAGATCCTGTGCTGTTTATGGACCAGTTATCTAGGGATAGCTCTTTAaagtttgataaattttttattctgaATAGAAGTGGTGGTATCCCATCTGGTGAACGTAACCAAAATTCgcatatatttataaacCTTTCTCAAGAGTATCAGAAGATACATAGAACATTGACAAGTTCTATTAGAACTATAGTGGAAAGACAACCAAGAAGTGAAGATTTGCTCGATAGGTTGGAACTATATGTTAGGGAAAGTGACATAATATCTTTGGAGGCGGAGTATAAGGAGCACATGGAGAACTTACAACTGATGAATACAGTCTTATCCAACTTGTCTTCTAGTGCTACTGGAGTTATAACAACTATTAACGCTGCGTCCTCGCCATCTGATACTGTTAATCCACTCGTTCATAACCTCCTTACAGATCGATCAATtatctcttcttcactTCCCAGATTCAAGAATAAATCTGGAAACTTTTTAAGCCCAAGTGGTCAAGATTGGTATGAAATGCCAGTGGAGATAGAAACAGATGAGGAAACTCTACAAGGTGAAGATTCAGTATTCGTTACCACAGTGTTGAAGAAAGGTGTCGACATCAAAGAATTTGATTATTCTCATCTTACTAGTGAAAATACTGTCAATCTTCCTaaacaatttcaaatcaaGCTCCATGATGAAAGTACATACAATAATTCATGTTCAAAGTATAAACTGGACTTGGtaaaatttaaaaacaTAATTGATAAAAGTTTCGGAAGGGAACTTGATCTAAATCATTACCTAAACAGAATAAACGGAAAGATTGCAtctattatcattattgGCGATTATGAAGGAATAGCTATTCTAACTTACGAAGGACCACCGGATAATAAGTTTGTATATCTGGATAAATTTGCTGTTCTGCCACATTTGAAGGGCTCCCTCGGTATTtctgatattatttttaatctGATGTTTAAGAAGTTTCCTAGAGAGGTCGTTTGGAGAAGTCGTGCGAATAACGTCGTGAATAAATGGTACTTTCAAAGAAGTGTTGCCGTACTTGACCTTTCAATGGAACTAGATGAAGGTGATATGCAAGAAAGTGAGTTCAAGTTATTTTATCATGGAGATCCAGAATCTTCGCTCAAGTCTATTGTAGCAATAGATCGTTTAAGAGATCTAGCAAAATATGTGAGAAATATCAAGCCAAGCTGGGTCAAATAG
- a CDS encoding metallo-dependent hydrolase superfamily protein (CAGL0H02893g~Ortholog(s) have mitochondrion localization) has product MAPSVLQRRPSLLHDDYEHAVTADSTAKIADSLKGKGIVPSANLNKLVQTNKISIDDLDMISLGTAFDQQMEAGSPMYWDPQGEEEIRTKCSTISDNPMLNILKGIEHVSYNARPVRAREIDSADVDAENNPFNKIVMSRTKYVVNSYQNSASNVKFDDKRAFVYPKPLPKFWKYENDKRLTLEEQKEEKQSYYVSARNEFDDEEDLINLPEAVKPNQTSAKFLGGVHHTGEFFDYDLYKKALKKHKKKIDDDNASDPSRKFCDFNFYQKIPDFAEFREDFDFVVELLQNNHFDNLAKKRISYLNDKFELFQHLKSKTEILENKKVPYRDFYNSRKVDCNFLLSGCITQRQLSEFIWEKLNKEPERIVYKFSTGETIKLSELFEIGCTSAEPIALGLKIVDDDFLEWYETVYLQQFHLIPSREADVQLEGKELRFFLLAKTFLEFDNILEGEYFAEVFIKYTVHTWEKSKYQLGQVSVDFQFYDSQEDNWWYKFSNWIKRWNLISYNIRWNVQISRVYSKLFKLGRVTCFNDMLDMIFKPIFDHTNNSDNNPDFHYFITNICSLDLVISENDDYLWKEFSDINQTPAEWVAQGDNPPVAYYMYYIYQRLGHFNYMMNRRSEPCITLRCYCSDLDNRSSQFTDRYITDQTESLICNLLLCNGGLMNAEYIWSAPALLTYLFYLLQVPVIIAPLSSVTMPSMQLERQGRKYKSDLSSLTGFCQGEITKRDITVSDDHSYGSNPFMRMFKLGMKTSLSSNSVLFNSSYTMEPMIEEYSVAASIYLLNAADLCELARNSVIACGYEGWYKAHWSGISVRPDKYFKENVGGVDVWYDTAEDTSIKHNVPMIRRQYRRDTLDQEWDFLEELFN; this is encoded by the coding sequence ATGGCGCCATCAGTATTGCAAAGGAGACCATCGCTACTTCACGATGACTACGAACATGCTGTGACAGCTGACAGCACAGCAAAGATTGCTGACTCCCTTAAAGGGAAAGGTATTGTTCCATCAGCGAACTTGAACAAATTAGTGCAGACTAATAAGATTTCAATTGATGATCTGGATATGATTTCCTTGGGCACTGCTTTTGATCAGCAGATGGAAGCTGGTTCGCCAATGTATTGGGATCCtcaaggagaagaagagatcAGGACCAAGTGCTCTACTATATCAGATAATCCCATGctgaatattttgaaaggaATAGAACATGTCTCATACAATGCAAGACCTGTGCGAGCCAGGGAGATAGATAGCGCTGATGTCGATGCCGAGAATAATCCCTTCAACAAGATAGTGATGTCAAGAACGAAGTATGTGGTGAACTCGTATCAGAATAGTGCTTCAAATgttaaatttgatgataaaaGAGCATTTGTTTATCCTAAACCGCTACCAAAATTTTggaaatatgaaaatgataaaagaTTAACATTAGAAGAGCAAAAGGAAGAGAAACAAAGTTACTATGTTAGCGCAAGAAACGAATTTGATGACGAAGAGGATTTAATCAATTTGCCTGAAGCTGTTAAACCAAACCAAACTTCAGCAAAATTTCTTGGTGGGGTTCACCATACGGGAGAGTTTTTTGACTATGATTTGTATAAAAAAGCTTTAAAGAAACATAAAAAGAAGATCGATGATGATAACGCTAGTGATCCATCACGCAAGTTTTGTGACTTTAATTTCTATCAAAAGATACCCGATTTTGCGGAATTTAGagaagattttgattttgttgtCGAACTTTTACAAAACAATCATTTTGATAACCTCGctaagaaaagaatatcaTACCTAAATGATAAATTCGAGTTGTTCCAACATTTGAAATCGAAAACGGAAATACTAGAGAATAAGAAAGTTCCTTATAGAGATTTCTACAATTCCCGTAAAGTGGATTGCAATTTCTTACTAAGTGGATGTATTACCCAAAGGCAGTTGAGTGAGTTCATATGGGAAAAACTTAACAAGGAACCTGAAAGAATTGTATACAAGTTTTCAACAGGAGAAACCATTAAATTATCCGAGCTATTTGAAATCGGCTGTACCAGTGCCGAACCTATTGCTCTAGGTTTAAAAATTGTAGATGATGATTTCTTGGAATGGTATGAGACTGTCTACTTACAacaatttcatttaattcCATCAAGGGAAGCTGATGTACAACTTGAAGGAAAGGAATTGCGTTTCTTCTTATTGGCCAAAACTTTTCTTGAGTTTGACAACATATTAGAAGGAGAATACTTTGCCGAAGTATTCATAAAATACACAGTACATACTTGGGAAAAATCCAAGTATCAACTTGGACAAGTTTCTGTCGATTTCCAGTTTTATGATTCTCAGGAAGATAACTGGTGGTACAAATTCTCAAATTGGATCAAGAGATGGAatttaatatcatataATATAAGGTGGAATGTTCAAATTTCGAGAGTTTACTCAAAGCTGTTCAAACTGGGTAGAGTGACTTGCTTTAATGACATGTTAGACATGATATTTAAACCTATTTTTGATCACACTAACAACTCTGACAATAATCCGGATTTCCATTACTTtattacaaatatttgttcCCTCGATTTAGTAATAAGCGAAAATGATGATTACCTCTGGAAAGAGTTTTCAGACATTAACCAAACACCTGCTGAATGGGTAGCCCAAGGTGACAACCCCCCAGTTGCTTATTACATGTACTATATCTATCAACGATTAGGTCACTTCAATTATATGATGAATAGAAGGAGCGAGCCATGTATTACTTTAAGATGTTACTGCTCTGATTTAGATAACCGATCGTCCCAATTTACCGACAGATATATTACAGATCAAACAGAATCATTAATATGTAATCTATTATTATGCAATGGAGGATTAATGAATGCTGAATATATCTGGAGTGCACCAGCCTTACTAACATATTTGTTTTACCTGCTGCAGGTTCCAGTTATAATTGCCCCATTATCATCCGTTACAATGCCTTCGATGCAATTAGAAAGGCAAGGTAGAAAATACAAATCAGATTTAAGTTCTTTAACTGGTTTTTGTCAGGGTGAAATAACAAAGAGGGATATTACTGTCAGTGATGATCACTCGTATGGATCCAATCCATTTATGAGAATGTTCAAGCTAGGAATGAAAACCTCTTTGTCATCTAATTCAGTTTTGTTTAATTCCTCATACACAATGGAGCCAATGATAGAAGAATATAGTGTAGCCGCCAGTATCTATCTTCTCAATGCTGCTGATCTATGTGAGCTAGCCAGAAACAGTGTCATTGCTTGTGGTTATGAAGGCTGGTATAAGGCTCATTGGTCTGGTATTAGTGTTAGGCCAGATaagtatttcaaagaaaatgttgGTGGTGTTGATGTATGGTACGATACTGCTGAAGACACTTCAATCAAACACAATGTCCCTATGATTCGCCGACAATATAGAAGAGATACGTTGGATCAAGAGTGGGACTTTTTGGAAGAACTTTTTAATTAG